From a region of the Mus pahari chromosome 12, PAHARI_EIJ_v1.1, whole genome shotgun sequence genome:
- the C12H16orf71 gene encoding uncharacterized protein C16orf71 homolog isoform X1 — MTSKDKAVVSLPVSPWDAILEAAKDQLPSLDSDSSLSDCEEEEEPFIFQRNQPVLIPDLTEELAEDPVGVDESGTWVTAGRSPSPEPLLIPGRLAIEPRREWMVRSKDLAHQERRDPGSSCCVKSSPVLVDAESHTWLEGSLRSLSNPRGSLSPPWCSQGEEAIIPSAGELKTEPSDTDHRNSAKHRALRRERRKMIERDILQKVTQAAQSPAYGDQSQAAEVGLQQEATSEQSQEGWPVLSLKPLEGWDLDSILQSLPGRQDSQGDSASRSAWWLADCCQDQGHSSGPSQDMLLEQLALLCATQPRVRNPTWKASSDVLRDTQEQAAGTRNASAEPGFQTERIQKLAESRRLKTEPPTVFMDLRQTEPSEPERQPQESSEHSSSESEEEEVESAGSAQAASSWERRYCTGKSQLLQQLREFRKGVIPPQRSASDSPGGQKTQAPEDTAGAQTRRKKHIKLWAEKQNALDLGDPLGTQLLPGLGQL; from the exons ATGACATCCAAAGACAAAGCTGTGGTGTCCTTGCCAGTTTCTCCCTGGGATGCCATCCTTGAGGCTGCCAAAGACCAGCTGCCATCTCTGGATTCAGACTCGTCCCTG TCTGActgtgaggaggaagaagagccctTCATCTTTCAGCGGAACCAGCCCGTCCTGATTCCAGACCTGACTGAGGAGCTGGCTGAAGACCCTGTTGGTGTCGATGAGTCTGGGACCTGGGTTACTGCAGGGAGGAGTCCTTCACCTGAG CCACTTCTGATTCCTGGGAGATTAGCCATAGAACCCAGAAGGGAATGGATGGTAAGATCAAAGGACTTGGCCCATCAGGAAAGAAGAGACCCTGGCTCGTCCTGCTGTGTCAAGAGCAGCCCAGTCCTTGTGGATGCTGAGTCGCACACCTGGCTGGAAGGCAGCCTTAGAAGCCTGTCTAACCCCAGAGGATCCCTGAGTCCTCCATGGTGTTCCCAGGGAGAAGAAGCCATCATTCCTTCAGCAGGAGAGCTGAAGACAGAGCCCTCAGATACTGATCATAGAAATTCTGCAAAGCACAGAGCCCTccgcagggagaggaggaagatgatagAGAGAGATATCCTTCAGAAAGTGACCCAGGCTGCTCAGAGCCCAGCCTATGGTGACCAAAGCCAGGCTGCAGAGGTAGGACTCCAGCAAGAAGCAACCTCGGAGCAGTCTCAGGAAGGATGGCCAGTTCTCTCCCTCAAG CCACTTGAAGGTTGGGACTTGGATTCTATCCTTCAGAGTCTGCCAGGGCGACAAGACAGCCAAGGTGACAGTGCATCTAGAAGTGCATGGTGGTTAGCTGACTGCTGCCAAGACCAAG GACACAGCTCTGGACCCTCCCAGGACATGCTCCTGGAACAGCTGGCCCTCCTGTGTGCCACTCAGCCCAGAGTCCGCAACCCTACCTGGAAAGCATCTTCTGACGTGCTCCGAGACACGCAAGAACAGGCCGCCGGAACCAG AAATGCTTCAGCAGAGCCTGGCTTTCAAACTGAGCGAATCCAGAAACTAGCAGAGAGTAGGAGGCTGAAGACAGAACCTCCCACTGTCTTCATGGACCTGCGGCAGACAGAGCCGTCAGAACCAGAACGCCAGCCCCAGGAGAG ctCTGAGCATAGCTCCTCTgaaagtgaggaggaggaagtggagtcAGCTGGCTCGGCACAGGCGGCATCTTCCTGGGAACGGAG GTACTGTACTGGGAAGAGCCAGCTTCTTCAGCAGCTGAGGGAGTTTCGGAAGGGGGTTATCCCACCCCAGCGGTCTGCCAGTGACAGTCCTGGAGGCCAAAAGACTCAGGCCCCAGAAGACACAGCTGGAGCACAAACTCGGAGAAAGAAGCACATAAAACTCTGGGCTGAGAAGCAGAATGCCCTAGATCTAGGGGACCCTCTTGGGACACAGCTGCTCCCTGGTTTGGGGCAGCTGTAG
- the C12H16orf71 gene encoding uncharacterized protein C16orf71 homolog isoform X2, translating to MTSKDKAVVSLPVSPWDAILEAAKDQLPSLDSDSSLSDCEEEEEPFIFQRNQPVLIPDLTEELAEDPVGVDESGTWVTAGRSPSPEPLLIPGRLAIEPRREWMVRSKDLAHQERRDPGSSCCVKSSPVLVDAESHTWLEGSLRSLSNPRGSLSPPWCSQGEEAIIPSAGELKTEPSDTDHRNSAKHRALRRERRKMIERDILQKVTQAAQSPAYGDQSQAAEVGLQQEATSEQSQEGWPVLSLKPLEGWDLDSILQSLPGRQDSQGHSSGPSQDMLLEQLALLCATQPRVRNPTWKASSDVLRDTQEQAAGTRNASAEPGFQTERIQKLAESRRLKTEPPTVFMDLRQTEPSEPERQPQESSEHSSSESEEEEVESAGSAQAASSWERRYCTGKSQLLQQLREFRKGVIPPQRSASDSPGGQKTQAPEDTAGAQTRRKKHIKLWAEKQNALDLGDPLGTQLLPGLGQL from the exons ATGACATCCAAAGACAAAGCTGTGGTGTCCTTGCCAGTTTCTCCCTGGGATGCCATCCTTGAGGCTGCCAAAGACCAGCTGCCATCTCTGGATTCAGACTCGTCCCTG TCTGActgtgaggaggaagaagagccctTCATCTTTCAGCGGAACCAGCCCGTCCTGATTCCAGACCTGACTGAGGAGCTGGCTGAAGACCCTGTTGGTGTCGATGAGTCTGGGACCTGGGTTACTGCAGGGAGGAGTCCTTCACCTGAG CCACTTCTGATTCCTGGGAGATTAGCCATAGAACCCAGAAGGGAATGGATGGTAAGATCAAAGGACTTGGCCCATCAGGAAAGAAGAGACCCTGGCTCGTCCTGCTGTGTCAAGAGCAGCCCAGTCCTTGTGGATGCTGAGTCGCACACCTGGCTGGAAGGCAGCCTTAGAAGCCTGTCTAACCCCAGAGGATCCCTGAGTCCTCCATGGTGTTCCCAGGGAGAAGAAGCCATCATTCCTTCAGCAGGAGAGCTGAAGACAGAGCCCTCAGATACTGATCATAGAAATTCTGCAAAGCACAGAGCCCTccgcagggagaggaggaagatgatagAGAGAGATATCCTTCAGAAAGTGACCCAGGCTGCTCAGAGCCCAGCCTATGGTGACCAAAGCCAGGCTGCAGAGGTAGGACTCCAGCAAGAAGCAACCTCGGAGCAGTCTCAGGAAGGATGGCCAGTTCTCTCCCTCAAG CCACTTGAAGGTTGGGACTTGGATTCTATCCTTCAGAGTCTGCCAGGGCGACAAGACAGCCAAG GACACAGCTCTGGACCCTCCCAGGACATGCTCCTGGAACAGCTGGCCCTCCTGTGTGCCACTCAGCCCAGAGTCCGCAACCCTACCTGGAAAGCATCTTCTGACGTGCTCCGAGACACGCAAGAACAGGCCGCCGGAACCAG AAATGCTTCAGCAGAGCCTGGCTTTCAAACTGAGCGAATCCAGAAACTAGCAGAGAGTAGGAGGCTGAAGACAGAACCTCCCACTGTCTTCATGGACCTGCGGCAGACAGAGCCGTCAGAACCAGAACGCCAGCCCCAGGAGAG ctCTGAGCATAGCTCCTCTgaaagtgaggaggaggaagtggagtcAGCTGGCTCGGCACAGGCGGCATCTTCCTGGGAACGGAG GTACTGTACTGGGAAGAGCCAGCTTCTTCAGCAGCTGAGGGAGTTTCGGAAGGGGGTTATCCCACCCCAGCGGTCTGCCAGTGACAGTCCTGGAGGCCAAAAGACTCAGGCCCCAGAAGACACAGCTGGAGCACAAACTCGGAGAAAGAAGCACATAAAACTCTGGGCTGAGAAGCAGAATGCCCTAGATCTAGGGGACCCTCTTGGGACACAGCTGCTCCCTGGTTTGGGGCAGCTGTAG